CCTACGCCATCGCCGAGGCGCGGGACGCCGTCGAAGATGTGATCGAGCCGTTCCTGATGCAGCAAGGCTTCATCCAACGCACACCGCGCGGCCGGGTGGCCTGCGCCAAGGCCTACGCGCACCTGGGCTTGCCGACGCCCGCTGGCGGGCCGCCGCTGATCGCTGATCTCTTCGACCAGGCCGGCGAATGAACGAGCCGTCGTCCGGCTGGCTGGAAGGGCGCGAGCACGTCCTGGGCGTGCGCATCTATTACGAAGACACCGACCTTTCCGGCCTCGTCTACCACGCCAACTACCTGCGCTACTTCGAGCGCGGGCGAAGCAATTTCCTCCGCCTCGCCGGCGTGGATCACACTCGGCTCCTGAACCTCGCCGACCCTATGGCTTTCGCCATCACCCGGCTGGAGATCAACTACCGCCGCGCCGCCCGCATCGACGACGCCTTGATGGTGCGCACCCGCTACGACGCGCTCAAGGGAGCGCGCCTGGTGATCGCCCAAAGGATCCTGCGTGGCGAAGAGCTGATCTGCGAGGCCCGCATCGAGGCCGCCTGCATCGATCTGGGCGGCCGGGCCAAGCGCCCGCCGCGAGACCTCGTCGCCGCGATCGCGCCGTTCTTCGCGCCATCGGGCGCTACGGACGCCGGTTCATAAGCAAGCCGTAACCGCTGTCGCGCTAAGCCTGCCTTATGTTCGCCTAACCGATTCAGCAAAGCTCACGCTGATTCGCGCATAGCCTGAGGACTGCATGGACGCCGCTGTCACCCCGGACATGTTTTCGCCGATCGCCCTTTTCATGCGCGCCGACTGGGTCGTGAAGATGGTGATGATCGGTCTCGCCTTCGCCTCCCTGTGGTCATGGGCGATCATCATCGAAAAGACCGTGCGCTTCGGGTCTGTGAACCGCGAGGCCAACCGATTTGAAGATCAGGTCGCCTCCGGCCGCAGCCTCGAAGACGTGGCGACCGAGGCCGGCGAGCGGCCGACCCACGCACTTCCGCGCATGTTGCAGGGGGCTCTGAAGGAATGGCGCGAGGCCCGCGCCCGCGGCATCGCCTCCGACAGCCAGGCCGGTTTCCTGATTCAGCGGATCGACCGCCTGCTGGACACTATCATCGCCCGCGAGACCGCACGGGTGGAGGAGGGCCTGGGCGCTTTGGCCATCGTGGCGACGGCCTCGCCGTTCATCGGCCTGTTCGGCACGGTCTGGGGCATCATGCACGCGTTCCAGGCCATCGCCGTGCAGAAGAACACCAACCTCGCGGTCGTGGCCCCGGCCATCGCCGAAGCCTTGTTCGCTACAGCCATCGGCCTGGTGGCGGCCATCCCCGCCTACATTTTCTACAACGCCTTCTCGACCAAGGCCGGCAAGTACGGCGCGCGCCTGGAAGGCTTCGCCGACGACCTGTCGACGGCGATCCAGCGCCGCGTCGCCGAGCGGTAGGCCATGGCGCTTTCGTCCAACGACGCTTTCGCCGCATCGGGCGGGTCGCGGCGGCGCCGGCGCAGCCGCAAGGGCGCGCTGTCGGAGATCAACGTCACGCCGCTGGTCGATGTGATGCTGGTGCTGCTGATCATCTTCATGATCTCAGCGCCGCTTCTGACGGTGGGCGTCGAGGTGGAGCTGCCGAAGACCGAGGCCGGCGCCATGGAGGACCAGTCCAAGCCGATCAACGTTTCGATCCGCGCGGACGGTTCGATCTTCGTCCAGGAGGACGCGGTCGCCTTCACTGGACTGGCGCCGCGCCTGCGCGAGATGGCGGGCGAGGAGTCCAAGACGCCGATCTATGTCAGGGCCGACGGCCGAGCATCCTATTCGGTGGTGGCCCAGGTGATGGCGGCGTTATCGAGTTCGGGATTCACAACGATCAACCTCATCACCGACACCGGCGGACCGTCGTCGGGCGCTCGCGCCCAAGCCTCAGCGGAGGCGCCGGACCAGTGAGTCGGCGGAGCGAATTCTCGCCTGCGCTCATCGCCTCGTTCGCCCTGCATGCGAGCGTGATGCTGGCTCTTTTGTTTCTGGCGCGCCTCCCCCGCGATCTGCAGCTCGGCGCCTCGGTGCCCGTGAATCTCGTCGCCAATGGCCCAACCACCGACCTTGCGCCGGCCGTCGAGGCGCCGGAAGAGGCGCCGGCGCAGACCGAAGACCCCGTACCCGAAGCGCCGACGCCGCCGGCCGCCCCGGTTCCCGCGCCGCAGCCTAAGCCTGTTCCGCCGAAGCCGGCGCCGCCGAAGCCCACGCCTGCGCCCACGCCTGCGCCGCGGCCTGCGCCGACGCCGAAGCCCGTGCCCGCCAAGCCTGCGCCCAAGCCGCAGAAGACCCTGGATCTCGACGCCCTGGCCGCCAGCCTGGGGGGCCGCACGTCGTCGGCGCAACGTGGGCCTTCTCGGCCTCAGACCGCCCAGCAGGCCAGGCCGGACCTCGGCTCCGGCGCCGTCGCCGCGGCGGTATCGGGGATGGGCGAGGAGATTCAGCGGCGCTGGAATCCCAACTGCAACGTCGAAGGCGGCCGTGACGTGCGCCTGCGCGTCAATTTTCAGCTCGGCATGGCCGGCCAAGTCGTCGGAACGCCCACTGTCCAGGTCCTGAGCGCACCCGGCCCCGTCGCCGAGGCGGCCAAGGATCGCGCGGTGCGTGCGCTCTATGCGGCCTCGCCGTTCCGCAGCGTGCCGCGCGACCTTTACGGGCAGAGCTTCAACATTAACTTCGCGGCTCAGAAGGCGTGCGACTACTGATGACGACCAACCGGAGCCCCGCCATGGCGATCAAGTCCCTGCTGCTCGCGCTGTGCGCGGCCTTCGCGCTCGGCGGTCTCGCCGCCCAACCGGCCGCGGCGGCCATCGAGGTCAATGTCAACCGCGGCGACGTCCAGCCGCTGCCGATCGCCATCCCGGCATTTGGCGGCGGCCAGCTGGGGTCCGATATCGCGGGCGTCATCAGCGCGAACCTGCAGCGCTCGGGCCTGTTTCGGCCTATCGACCCGGCGAGCTTCGTCGAGCGTGACCTGAACGCCGCCATCCAGCCGCAGTTCGCCTCATGGAAATCGATCAACGCCCAAGCTCTGGTCAACGGCCAGGTGACGGTCGAGGGCGGTCGCGTCCGGGTCGACTTCCGCTTGTGGGACGTCTTCTCCGAACAGCAGCTTCTGGGTCTGCAATTCACGGCCAGTCAGGAGAACTGGCGTCGCGTCGCCCATAAGATCTCCGACGCCGTCTATGAGCGATTGACCGGGGAGAAAGGCTATTTCGACACCCGCGTGGTGTTCGTCGCTGAAAGCGGCGGCCGCGACAGCAAGGCCAAGCGGCTGGCGATTATGGACCAGGACGGGGCGAACCCCAGTTACCTGACCGATGGCTCTTCCACCGTACTGTCGCCAAGGTTCTCGTCGAACAGCCAGGAGATCACCTACATGTCGCTCCGGGCGGATGGCTCGAGCGTCTATCTGTTCAATCTGGAGACGGGCCGCCGGGAATCCCTGGGCGCCTTCCAAGGGATGGTTTTCGCGCCCCGCTTTTCGCCAGATGGGGGCCGCGTGGCGTTCTCAGTGGAGCGGGCGGGCAATAGCGACGTCTATGTGATGAACCTGAAGAGCGGCGCGTCGAACCGGATCACGACAGATCCCGCCATCGACACCTCGCCGTCCTTCTCGCCCGATGGGTCGCGCATCGTCTTCAACTCTGACCGGGGCGGTAATCCGCAGCTCTATGTGATGGGCGCCGACGGCTCGGCGCCGCGGCGCATCTCCTACGGCGACGGCCGCTATTTCACGCCCGTCTGGAGCCCGACCGGCGAATTTATCGCCTTCACCAAGCAGTCCGGCGGCGAGTTTTCCATCGGCGTCATGCGCGCCGATGGCTCGGATGAGCGCATCCTGACGTCGGGCAACATGGACGAGGGGCCGACCTGGGCGCCCAACGGCCGCGTCCTGATGTTCGGCCGCTCGGCGCGCGGCGGAGCGTCGCGGCTGTGGAGCGTGGACGTCACTGGGCGCATTCTGCAACCGACGCCTTATCCGGGTGCAGCATCGGACCCGGCGTGGTCGCCGTTACTCAACTGAACTTGACCACACGGCGAGAATATTTCCCTTTAAAAGAACTGCGACGCTCCGTCGCGTTGAAGCTTCGAAGTTTTTTATAACCCAGCCATAAAGGAGGCCTTCGATGGTCCAGACCTTCACCCCCAGGCAGGCGATCCGCCTGGCCGTGATCGCCGGCGCCGCCTTGTCGATCGCCGCCTGCGCCTCGCGTCCCAAGCCGACATTCGAAACCACCCCGCCGCCGCCCGCCGGCCCGGCTGGTCCCGCGACCACCCCGCCGCCGCCGCCGGTCTCGTCTTCGGTCCTGCCGGGTTCGGAGCGTGACTTCGTCATCAACGCCGGCGAGCGGGTCTACTTCGACTTTGATTCCTATTCGGTCCGCGCCGACGCCACGCCGATTCTCGAAGCCCAGGCCGCCTGGCTGCGCCGCTATCCGGCGGTGATGATCCGCATCGAAGGCAACTGCGACGAGATGGGCACCCGCGAGTACAATCTGGCGCTGGGCGCACGCCGCGCCAATGCGGTGCGCGAGTTCCTGGTCGCCCGTGGTGTCTCGGCCAGCCGGATCGCCACCGTCTCCTACGGCAAGGAGAAGCCGATCAGCGACGACGACAACCAGAACCGTAACAGCCGCACCGCTCTGATCAGCGGCGCGCGGATGTAATGATGCGGGCTCCCGCCTCCCTCCGCAGATTTGGTCCGACCACCGTCGCGATCGCCTGCCTGCTGATCGCCATTCCGGCGGCGTCTCAGACGTCGCTGGATGATCCGCTGGATGCGCGCGACGCCAAGCGCCTGGACCGGATGGAGAAGGTGATGCGCGAGCTCCGCGCCATTGTCTTCCAGAGCCAGCGCCAGTCGGGCGTGCCCATCGTCGTCCAGCCGGCCGACACCGACGCGCGCCTGCAAGGGATCTCCGATCGCCTTGGTGATCTGGAGCAGACCCTGACGCGGCTCAATGGGACGATGGAAGCGCTGACCCGGGACCTGGACCTGACGCGCCGAGACAATGTCGCGCTGAAGGCCCAGGTCGCGGACCTCGCAACGCGGCTGACAGCGCTAGAGGCTTCGGGAGCGCCTGCGCCCGCGGCGGGCGATGCCTATGGCGCGCCGCCAGCGCCCCCACCGGGCGTCGACCCCGCCGAAGCCTTCTCGGCGGCCCGTCAGCTTATGCTCAATGGCGATTACGACGGCGCCGAGCGGGCGTTCGCCGCTTACGTCGCCGACTATCCGGATGGCCCGCGCACACCTGAGGCGCGCTACTGGCTGGGCAAGACCCTCACTGTGCGCGGCGAAGACACCGCCGCCGCCGGCGCCTACATCGGCGCCATCCGTGGCTGGCCGCAGACCGCCTGGGCGCCCGACGCCACGGTGGAACTGGCCCGCGCCTTGGTGGCGCTCCGCAAGCCCGCCGACGCCTGTCAGACGCTGGGCGAACTTGGCCGTCGCTACCCAAAGGCGCCTGTCGCCGTGAAGAACCGCGCCGCCGCCACCGCCGCCCAGGCCCGTTGCGGCTGACCGCTGGCGGGCTCGTGGAGCGGGCTTCAGCCCGGCTTGACGAGCGGCTCTCCACGACAAGCTCTCGTCCCTTTGCGCTCGCTCTGTCTGGCGGCGGCGATTCCACCGCGCTGGCCCTGATCGCCGCTGCGTGGGCGAGGCGGGTTGGCCGCAAGCTGCTGATCCTCAATGTCGATCATCGCCTACAGCCGGCCAGTGCGGACTGGACGCGGGCTTGCGCGGCGTTCGCGCAGCGTCTCGGCGCCGATTTCGAAGCGCTCGTCTGGGATGGGCCAAAGCCGCAGACGGGCCTGCCGGCTGCGGCCCGGACCGCGCGGCACCGGCTGCTCGCCGATGCGGCGCGCGCCGCGGGGGCTCGCATTTTGCTGCTGGGCCATACCGCCGACGATGTCCTGGAAGCCCAGCTCATGCGCGCGGCTGGCTCGACGACGCCAGACCCCAGGCCCTGGTCGCCGTCGCCAGCTTGGCCAGAGGGTCGGGGGTTGCATATCCTACGACCCCTGTTGGACGCTGGGCGGGAGGCGGTTCGCGATTTCCTGCGCGGAGAGGGCGAAGCCTGGATCGACGATCCCGCGAACCTCGACCTCAGTTACGCGAGGCCGCGCGCGCGGGCGGCGCCCGCCGTCCACGTCGTGGGCGCGACACCGGTGACGCCGGAAACCCCGCCGGCCTTTGCGGTCGACCGGGCCGGTGTCGTCATCCTGGCGCGCGCCCAGATCGACGCGGCTTTCCTGGCGCGGGCTGTCGTCTGCGCCGGCGGCGGCGCCCGCCTGCCGTCGCGCGCGCGCCTGTCGGCCTTAGCGGCGCGCTTGGCCGGCGACGACGCCGTGACGGCGACCCTCGCTGGCGCTTCGGTGGTCGCCGCGGGCGAAAGCGTTCAGATCTTGCGCGAGCCCGGCGAGTCGGCTCGCGGCGGCCTTGCGCCCGTCCGCATCGAGGCCCGCGCCGTCGCCGTCTGGGACGGTCGCTTCGAGATCCACGCTGGCGCCGAAGCCGTCGAGGTTCGCGGCCTGGGCGGCGCATCAACCGCGCTGACGCGGGCGGAGCGTGAGACTCTGCGCGCCTGGTCGCCTCGGGCCCGCCGAGGCCTTCCGTTGATCAGTGTCGATAACGCCGCCGGCTCCCTCCTTGCGCCGCCGCCCGGTGTCACGGTGCGGGAACTGGTGGGCGAGCGCCTGAGCGCGGCTTGCGGCCTGGTTGAGCGCGAAGCCGACTAGGCCTTAGCCAGCACGTGCTCGATCCCGCGGACGATGGCGTCGGCGTAGCAAGGGCCGAGCAGGCTGGCGTGGCTCGCCGCCGAGACATGCTCGACGTAGCCGTGGGTCGATGCCTCCGCCGGTCGGGCCTGGATGGTCTTGAGCCAGGCGCGGGGACCATCGACCGGTCCGGCGGCGACCACGGCGATCGGCAGGCGGGTGTCGAAATCAGCGGCGGCCGCGGCCTTGGAGGTCGCCGGCCATTCGACGACCTCGGCCGCCGCGCCGATGGCGTGGCTGCCCGTACCGTAGATGCGGCGCTTGTCGGCGGAAGCTTCGGGATCAAGGCCGATCAGGTCGCCGGCCAGCTTGGCGTAAAGCCGCATGGCGCCCGCTTTGGCGGCGAGCGTCACCCACCGCATGGCGCGAACATAGGTGAGCACGAACTTCGCGCCGCCGGGATCGTCGAGGATCGCCGGGGTGACCGCGTCGACCAGCACGACGCCCAGGGTCCGTTCCGGCCAAGCAAGGGCTTCCAGGCGCACCATCAGCCCGCCCATGGAATGCCCGGCCAGCAGCAGCGGACCGCTCTCGTCCAGCGCCCTCAGCAGACGCTCCAGATCATCGACGATCGCCTCGCCATCGCGTGGCGCGGGGCCGGGATCTGAGTCGCCAAGGCCGGCGCGATCATAGGCCAGGCTGCGGATTCCCTTGGCGGCGAGTTGGGCCTGGACCACCGCCCAGTCAGAGGCGCAGCCGAAGGCGCCGTGCTCTAGGATACACAGCGGGCCATCGGCGGGGCCGGCGCGGACGATGCGCAAACCTCGGCCGCCGATGTCGACGGTTGAGCCGCGGCGGGGAGCTTCAGGGGCGGGCATGGCTGCCAGATGGGGCGCCGATGGCCGCGCGTCCAGCGGCTCAGAGCTGAAGTGTCGCCTTCGGTCGGCCGTCAGCGCCGGTGGAGACCACGAAGTCGGGGATCGCCGGTTTGCCGGCCTCCGGTCCCTTGGGTCGGAAGCCAAGCACCGGAGCCGTGCCGACCGGTTCGGCCTCCGCCGCAACGGCCTCGCGTGCGGCGGCGAGGTTGGCGGCCTGACCATCGCGGCGGATGAACCGGGCTTGCGTCACCTGCATCTTGCCCGTCGGGATGCGCGAGACGTGGGCGATGCGGACGCCATTGGGCACGCGGCGGGCGAGCGCCAGAGGCAGCTCGTCGGCGGTGGCGAAGGCCCGCCCGATGAAGGCGTCTGGGTTCATGGGGCGGTCCTGGGCGTCGCGGATTTCGAAGTGCAGGTGGGGGCCGGTCGAGGTCCCGCTTGAGCCAACCTGGCCTACCGTCGATCCGGCCTTTAGCGCTACGCCGGAGCGGACGCCCGGCGCGATGCGGCCCATGTGGGCGTAGAGCGTGGTCAGGCCCTCAGCGTGGCGCACCTCGGCGAAACGGCCGTAGGTCGAGCTTTCGCCGGCGCGTACAATGACGCCGTCGGCGGCCAGGCGGATCCGCTCACCGCTCGGCGCCGGGATGTCGACGCCGGCGTGAAGGCGGCCCGACGCCTCCCAGGGCATCTGACGCAATCCGAAGGGCGAGGCGATCTCCTCGCCGGGAAGGGGATCCTGGAACGCGATCAGGGTGGTCTGGGCGGGCTGGGCCTTGGCCTCGACAGTCTGTATCGGACGCGGCGTGGGCGGAGCCTGGCGGGCAGGCAGGGCGGCGTGGGCCACGGTCAGGGCGCACAGGGCCACGACCGCGCCGGCGGCGGCGTCGATCAGTCCATGGGTCGCACGCTCGCCGAGCGCGATGGCCGAAATCGTCACGGGTGAAATCCCCCAATATTACCGAGCTGGCCGCGCCGGGGTCCGCGCCTGTCTTCGAGCAGGTTGCGGAGCGCGTTCAGGTCATCCCGAAGTGAGGCGGGTTATTGACCAACCATCTAGGCGAAAATCAGGCGTCTGTCGCGCAGCGATTGCCGGCGTTGCTAAACGGGGCCTTGGAACAAGCGTGGCCTTAGCTCAAAGATTCTTGAGAATGCCTTCGACCATCTTCTTGGCGTCGCCGAACAACATCATGGTGTTGTCACGGAAGAACAGCTCGTTTTCAACGCCAGCATAGCCCGAACTCATTCCGCGTTTCACGAACAGCACGGTGCGTGCTTTCTCCACGTCCAGGATCGGCATGCCGTAGATCGCGCTCTTCGGATCGGTCTTGGCCGCCGGGTTGGTGACGTCATTGGCGCCGATGACAAAGGCGACGTCGGCCGTCGGAAATTCGGCGTTGATGTCCTCCAGTTCAAAGACCTCGTCATAGGGGACGTTGGCCTCGGCCAGCAGCACGTTCATGTGCCCGGGCATCCGGCCGGCGACGGGGTGGATAGCGTACTTCACGTCGACGCCTTCGGCCTTCAGCTTGTCGGCCATCTCACGCAGTGCGTGCTGGGCCTGGCTCACCGCCATGCCGTACCCGGGCACGATGATCACCTTGGACGCGTTCTTCATGATGAAGGCGGCGTCGTCCGCCGAGCCCTGCTTGACGGGCCGGGTCTCGACCTTGCCCTCGCCGGTGGGGGCGCTGTCGTCGGCGCCAAATCCGCCAAGGATCACCGAGATGAAGCTGCGGTTCATGCCCTTGCACATGATGTAGGACAGGATCGCCCCGGAGGAGCCCACCAGGGCCCCGGTGATGATCAGGGTGGTGTTCTCTAGCGTGAAGCCCAGCGCCGCCGCGGCCCAGCCGGAATAGCTGTTGAGCATCGACACCACGACCGGCATGTCGGCGCCCCCGATCGGGATGATCAGGGTGACGCCGATCAGCAGGCTGAGCCCGAAGATCGCCCAGAACGCCCAGAGCGCGGTTCCGCCGCTCATCACCAAGACCACCACCAGGGCGACGATGCCGGCGGCGATGGCGATGTTCAGCAGGTGGCGCGCGGGCAGAATGATCGGGGCGCCGCTCATATTGCCGTTCAGCTTGGCGAAAGCGATCACCGAGCCGGTGAAGGTGACCGCGCCGATGGCTAGGCCGAGCGACAGCTCGACCAGGGACTGCAGGTGCACCGCGCCGTCCGCAGCCACGATGCCATAGGCCGCCGGCGTGTGGATGGCGGCGACCGCCACCAGGCAGGCGGCCATGCCGACCAGGCTGTGGAAGGCCGCCACCAACTGCGGCATGGAGGTCATGGCGACCCGCCTAGCGATCACCGCACCGATCCCGCCGCCTACGGCGACACCGGCGGCGATCAGAGCAAGCGTCAGGGCGTCCAGGGCGCCCTGGCCCCAGAGGGTGGCCAGCGTGGTCGCCACGGCGATGGCCATGCCGATCATGCCGTTGCGGTTGCCCGCCTGGCTGGTCGCCGGCGAGGACAGTCCTCGCAAGGCCAGGATGAAGAGGACGCCGGAGACGATGTAGAGGATGGCCGCGAGGTTGGCGCTCATCGGTCGTCTCCATGAGGCAGGAAGGTCATGACGGCGTAGGCGAGCGCGCCCGCGATGATCAGGCCGCCGACCGCGAGTCCACCAGTGGCCCAGGGTCCAGAGGCGATTTCCGGCTGCTGGGTCACG
This is a stretch of genomic DNA from Phenylobacterium immobile (ATCC 35973). It encodes these proteins:
- the ybgC gene encoding tol-pal system-associated acyl-CoA thioesterase, encoding MNEPSSGWLEGREHVLGVRIYYEDTDLSGLVYHANYLRYFERGRSNFLRLAGVDHTRLLNLADPMAFAITRLEINYRRAARIDDALMVRTRYDALKGARLVIAQRILRGEELICEARIEAACIDLGGRAKRPPRDLVAAIAPFFAPSGATDAGS
- the tolQ gene encoding protein TolQ, which encodes MDAAVTPDMFSPIALFMRADWVVKMVMIGLAFASLWSWAIIIEKTVRFGSVNREANRFEDQVASGRSLEDVATEAGERPTHALPRMLQGALKEWREARARGIASDSQAGFLIQRIDRLLDTIIARETARVEEGLGALAIVATASPFIGLFGTVWGIMHAFQAIAVQKNTNLAVVAPAIAEALFATAIGLVAAIPAYIFYNAFSTKAGKYGARLEGFADDLSTAIQRRVAER
- a CDS encoding ExbD/TolR family protein — protein: MALSSNDAFAASGGSRRRRRSRKGALSEINVTPLVDVMLVLLIIFMISAPLLTVGVEVELPKTEAGAMEDQSKPINVSIRADGSIFVQEDAVAFTGLAPRLREMAGEESKTPIYVRADGRASYSVVAQVMAALSSSGFTTINLITDTGGPSSGARAQASAEAPDQ
- the tolB gene encoding Tol-Pal system beta propeller repeat protein TolB, translating into MAIKSLLLALCAAFALGGLAAQPAAAAIEVNVNRGDVQPLPIAIPAFGGGQLGSDIAGVISANLQRSGLFRPIDPASFVERDLNAAIQPQFASWKSINAQALVNGQVTVEGGRVRVDFRLWDVFSEQQLLGLQFTASQENWRRVAHKISDAVYERLTGEKGYFDTRVVFVAESGGRDSKAKRLAIMDQDGANPSYLTDGSSTVLSPRFSSNSQEITYMSLRADGSSVYLFNLETGRRESLGAFQGMVFAPRFSPDGGRVAFSVERAGNSDVYVMNLKSGASNRITTDPAIDTSPSFSPDGSRIVFNSDRGGNPQLYVMGADGSAPRRISYGDGRYFTPVWSPTGEFIAFTKQSGGEFSIGVMRADGSDERILTSGNMDEGPTWAPNGRVLMFGRSARGGASRLWSVDVTGRILQPTPYPGAASDPAWSPLLN
- a CDS encoding OmpA family protein, with product MVQTFTPRQAIRLAVIAGAALSIAACASRPKPTFETTPPPPAGPAGPATTPPPPPVSSSVLPGSERDFVINAGERVYFDFDSYSVRADATPILEAQAAWLRRYPAVMIRIEGNCDEMGTREYNLALGARRANAVREFLVARGVSASRIATVSYGKEKPISDDDNQNRNSRTALISGARM
- the ybgF gene encoding tol-pal system protein YbgF, giving the protein MRAPASLRRFGPTTVAIACLLIAIPAASQTSLDDPLDARDAKRLDRMEKVMRELRAIVFQSQRQSGVPIVVQPADTDARLQGISDRLGDLEQTLTRLNGTMEALTRDLDLTRRDNVALKAQVADLATRLTALEASGAPAPAAGDAYGAPPAPPPGVDPAEAFSAARQLMLNGDYDGAERAFAAYVADYPDGPRTPEARYWLGKTLTVRGEDTAAAGAYIGAIRGWPQTAWAPDATVELARALVALRKPADACQTLGELGRRYPKAPVAVKNRAAATAAQARCG
- the tilS gene encoding tRNA lysidine(34) synthetase TilS; translation: MRLTAGGLVERASARLDERLSTTSSRPFALALSGGGDSTALALIAAAWARRVGRKLLILNVDHRLQPASADWTRACAAFAQRLGADFEALVWDGPKPQTGLPAAARTARHRLLADAARAAGARILLLGHTADDVLEAQLMRAAGSTTPDPRPWSPSPAWPEGRGLHILRPLLDAGREAVRDFLRGEGEAWIDDPANLDLSYARPRARAAPAVHVVGATPVTPETPPAFAVDRAGVVILARAQIDAAFLARAVVCAGGGARLPSRARLSALAARLAGDDAVTATLAGASVVAAGESVQILREPGESARGGLAPVRIEARAVAVWDGRFEIHAGAEAVEVRGLGGASTALTRAERETLRAWSPRARRGLPLISVDNAAGSLLAPPPGVTVRELVGERLSAACGLVEREAD
- a CDS encoding alpha/beta hydrolase; translation: MPAPEAPRRGSTVDIGGRGLRIVRAGPADGPLCILEHGAFGCASDWAVVQAQLAAKGIRSLAYDRAGLGDSDPGPAPRDGEAIVDDLERLLRALDESGPLLLAGHSMGGLMVRLEALAWPERTLGVVLVDAVTPAILDDPGGAKFVLTYVRAMRWVTLAAKAGAMRLYAKLAGDLIGLDPEASADKRRIYGTGSHAIGAAAEVVEWPATSKAAAAADFDTRLPIAVVAAGPVDGPRAWLKTIQARPAEASTHGYVEHVSAASHASLLGPCYADAIVRGIEHVLAKA
- a CDS encoding M23 family metallopeptidase, encoding MTISAIALGERATHGLIDAAAGAVVALCALTVAHAALPARQAPPTPRPIQTVEAKAQPAQTTLIAFQDPLPGEEIASPFGLRQMPWEASGRLHAGVDIPAPSGERIRLAADGVIVRAGESSTYGRFAEVRHAEGLTTLYAHMGRIAPGVRSGVALKAGSTVGQVGSSGTSTGPHLHFEIRDAQDRPMNPDAFIGRAFATADELPLALARRVPNGVRIAHVSRIPTGKMQVTQARFIRRDGQAANLAAAREAVAAEAEPVGTAPVLGFRPKGPEAGKPAIPDFVVSTGADGRPKATLQL
- a CDS encoding NAD(P)(+) transhydrogenase (Re/Si-specific) subunit beta, whose protein sequence is MSANLAAILYIVSGVLFILALRGLSSPATSQAGNRNGMIGMAIAVATTLATLWGQGALDALTLALIAAGVAVGGGIGAVIARRVAMTSMPQLVAAFHSLVGMAACLVAVAAIHTPAAYGIVAADGAVHLQSLVELSLGLAIGAVTFTGSVIAFAKLNGNMSGAPIILPARHLLNIAIAAGIVALVVVLVMSGGTALWAFWAIFGLSLLIGVTLIIPIGGADMPVVVSMLNSYSGWAAAALGFTLENTTLIITGALVGSSGAILSYIMCKGMNRSFISVILGGFGADDSAPTGEGKVETRPVKQGSADDAAFIMKNASKVIIVPGYGMAVSQAQHALREMADKLKAEGVDVKYAIHPVAGRMPGHMNVLLAEANVPYDEVFELEDINAEFPTADVAFVIGANDVTNPAAKTDPKSAIYGMPILDVEKARTVLFVKRGMSSGYAGVENELFFRDNTMMLFGDAKKMVEGILKNL